A window of the Fusarium fujikuroi IMI 58289 draft genome, chromosome FFUJ_chr09 genome harbors these coding sequences:
- a CDS encoding probable BAS1-transcription factor: MSGQETSPQSPPANTPKHRRPWTAAEDATLRTLVGHFGASRGSEGRWKDIASGLEGRTAKDCRKRWLHSLDPSLRKGRWTSQEDEILLSAYARLGPLWNEIALLIPGRKDDQCSKRYNDILNPSAKNRLSDWTAEEDNLLRQGVAALGHRWVAISSRIPGRPPLTCRNRWRTLSRLSHNRQSRSQGTTPSSSSQMSPFDNGISPAAHNPNLGIETNHGATTDLMHFPMDADMGHDQMGSSFLDSAFFDTFTGPSPSPLRESDPSDETETPNDVSAPGAASENTAPVPDLSSSIATQTQSDPKPWPQPPKPPQAQQHQNAPNASFMPSPSTWSSLGTMLPPGTSPTDQNMWLGMTGNPPTPKNWTAPGPADSSNSLPQSFTEQFQVPAVPGVPASTQQTIHHHHHHHVHHHFHHYHHYPGNGDQWRQLEQQSEAEAMQAHLQNENGPQNPG, from the exons ATGTCAGGTCAAGAGACCTCTCCACAGTCTCCCCCCGCCAATACACCTAAGCATCGACGACCCTGGACAGCAGCCGAGGATGCGACTCTGAGGACTCTTGTTGGACACTTTGGTGCTAGTAGGGGATCTGAGGGTAGGTGGAAGGACATAGCATCTGGCCTTGAGGGCCGGACGGCCAAG GATTGCCGAAAAAGATGGCTTCACTCATTGGATCCCTCTTTGCGCAAAGGTCGGTGGACATCTCAAGAGGATGAGATCCTCCTCTCAGCTTACGCTCGACTTGGACCGCTTTGGAATGAAATTG CGCTTCTCATTCCTGGGCGAAAGGATGACCAATGTTCCAAGAGATATAATGATATCTTGAACCCATCTGCTAAAAACCGTCTTAGCGACTGGACTGCCGAGGAAGATAACCTTTTACGTCAAGGTGTAGCAGCGTTGGGCCATCGATGGGTCGCCATCTCATCACGGATACCTGGAAGACCTCCCCTCACCTGTCGTAATCGATGGCGTACGCTCTCACGACTGTCACATAACCGACAGAGCAGATCTCAAGGCACTACcccgtcatcctcgtctcaGATGTCCCCATTCGATAATGGGATTTCACCAGCGGCTCATAATCCAAACCTCGGTATTGAGACAAACCATGGAGCGACGACTGACTTGATGCACTTTCCAATGGATGCCGATATGGGTCATGACCAAATGGGATCGAGCTTTCTCGACTCAGCCTTTTTCGACACCTTTACAGGCCCTTCCCCATCGCCATTGAGAGAATCCGACCCAAGTGATGAAACAGAAACGCCGAACGACGTATCTGCCCCAGGTGCTGCCTCAGAAAATACTGCACCTGTTCCTGATCTTTCTTCGAGTATCGCGACCCAGACACAAAGCGACCCTAAACCATGGCCTCAGCCTCCGAAACCGCCCCAAGCGCAGCAACATCAAAATGCTCCGAATGCATCTTTCATGCCATCGCCCTCTACTTGGTCATCACTGGGTACAATGCTGCCACCTGGAACTTCTCCCACGGATCAGAATATGTGGCTAGGAATGACTGGCAACCCTCCAACACCGAAGAACTGGACAGCCCCAGGACCAGCAGACTCATCGAACTCATTGCCCCAGTCATTCACTGAACAGTTTCAAGTACCAGCAGTACCAGGAGTGCCAGCATCAACTCAGCAAACcattcaccaccatcatcatcaccatgtccatcatcattttcatcaCTATCATCACTACCCAGGCAATGGAGATCAATGGCGACAGCTGGAGCAGCAATCAGAAGCCGAGGCGATGCAAGCACATTTACAAAACGAGAACGGGCCTCAAAACCCAGGGTGA
- a CDS encoding related to heterokaryon incompatibility protein (het-6OR allele), whose product MQADTNNEAALDIVPRQHGEPVRCTLHTASLDDSPSYEALSYCWGDPHICHIIEVDGQQATVTENLYNALRRLRFVDRTRHIWADALCINQADTTERTHQVGLMRNIYSSTIEGILWLGEFSGISEIGANSVAQQTVATAFKLIRSLAEDHHWNSQEHAQSMAREEADALTALLNLSWWQRAWTVQEAVLPKKATLYCGTMQLRLSEVKRAHLMSVSHDRKGCCITNPECYDVLCKFWDCIEGFRLLQEESDRDILVRMALEMFRFRHASDWRDCVYAYLGLGSRALADYTIPHEMAFKYVVRSLIQESNNLGPLIRIAEHAETRLATLPSWCPDYGLSFPETYENLDQEFGWLCMYNWYQAGGRDGPTSRFSLIDSRLELRGIVIDKITNVDGPIYNPDTKDDVLSAWHHDRDPRICCRGSYEEGGWCELMRDIFIVFSNKPRDYSKPRTRAGFEAMINSLWDPRSQLSVFQYQTCHTETRLVGHARVDMQAGDVLCVLLGGNMPFILGPLDDGVFGYVGQAFVPGIIDGEALQQGHGLEWITLV is encoded by the exons ATGCAGGCCGACACTAACAACGAAGCAGCGCTCGATATTGTCCCCC GTCAGCATGGTGAGCCTGTTCGCTGCACCCTCCATACCGCATCTCTTGACGATAGCCCGAGTTATGAGGCGTTATCCTACTGTTGGGGTGATCCGCATATATGTCACATCATAGAAGTTGATGGTCAACAAGCTACAGTCACCGAAAATCTGTATAATGCACTCCGGAGGTTGCGATTCGTTGACCGAACGAGGCATATTTGGGCAGATGCGCTTTGTATCAACCAAGCGGATACGACTGAAAGGACCCATCAAGTCGGATTGATGAGAAACATTTACTCATCCACCATAGAAGGAATATTGTGGCTTGGGGAATTCTCTGGCATCAGCGAAATAGGCGCGAACTCAGTCGCACAACAGACTGTTGCAACGGCATTCAAATTGATCAGATCACTGGCTGAAGACCATCACTGGAATTCTCAAGAGCATGCACAGTCGAtggcaagagaagaagcagatgcCCTCACTGCTCTGCTGAATCTTTCGTGGTGGCAGCGAGCCTGGACTGTGCAAGAAGCGGTTCTCCCGAAGAAAGCAACTCTGTACTGCGGAACAATGCAACTACGGCTATCGGAAGTCAAGCGTGCGCATCTCATGTCCGTAAGTCATGATCGGAAGGGATGCTGCATCACAAATCCTGAGTGTTACGACGTTCTCTGCAAGTTCTGGGACTGTATCGAAGGGTTTCGCCTTCTACAAGAAGAATCCGATAGAGATATTTTGGTGAGAATGGCTTTGGAAATGTTTCGGTTTCGCCATGCATCTGATTGGAGAGATTGCGTGTACGCATACTTGGGTCTAGGGAGCAGGGCCTTGGCTGACTATACTATCCCTCATGAGATGGCGTTCAAATATGTTGTGCGTTCGCTTATTCAAGAGTCAAATAATCTTGGACCTTTGATTCGCATTGCGGAGCATGCTGAAACACGCTTAGCGACTTTGCCTTCTTGGTGTCCTGACTATGGATTGTCTTTTCCGGAGACCTACGAGAACTTGGACCAAGAGTTTGGGTGGCTTTGCATGTATAATTGGTACCAAGCTGGGGGTAGGGACGGGCCAACTAGTAGGTTTTCACTTATCGATTCGAGACTTGAGCTGCGAGGCATTGTCATTGATAAGATCACGAACGTCGACGGGCCGATTTATAACCCCGATACAAAGGACGATGTTCTCTCTGCCTGGCATCATGATCGAGATCCTCGCATCTGCTGCCGAGGATCATATGAGGAAGGCGGATGGTGCGAACTCATGCGTGATATCTTCATTGTTTTCTCCAACAAGCCTCGAGATTACAGTAAACCTCGCACGAGAGCTGGTTTCGAGGCAATGATTAATTCCCTTTGGGATCCCAGATCTCAACTCTCTGTCTTCCAATATCAGACCTGCCATACGGAAACGAGGTTGGTTGGCCATGCGAGAGTAGATATGCAGGCGGGAGATGTTCTATGTGTTTTGCTTGGGGGAAATATGCCATTTATACTAGGACCacttgatgatggagttttTGGTTATGTTGGGCAGGCGTTTGTTCCTGGGATCATAGATGGGGAAGCCCTTCAACAGGGACATGGGTTGGAATGGATCACCCTGGTTTGA